Proteins found in one bacterium genomic segment:
- the rplL gene encoding 50S ribosomal protein L7/L12 yields the protein MADIKKEDVVKFIEKMTVLEMAEFVKELEEKFGVSAAAPVAVAAAPGAAAAVEEEKTEFDVVLAEIGAEKIKVIKVVRTLTGLGLKEAKDLVDGAPSNIKEGVSKDEAEDAKKQLEEVGAKVEIK from the coding sequence ATGGCTGATATCAAAAAAGAAGATGTTGTCAAGTTTATTGAAAAAATGACAGTTCTCGAGATGGCCGAATTCGTCAAGGAGCTTGAGGAAAAATTCGGCGTGTCGGCAGCCGCCCCCGTGGCCGTGGCCGCCGCTCCCGGTGCCGCCGCTGCGGTCGAGGAAGAGAAGACGGAGTTCGATGTGGTTCTCGCTGAGATCGGCGCCGAGAAGATCAAGGTCATCAAGGTCGTCCGCACCCTCACAGGCCTTGGCCTCAAGGAAGCCAAGGACCTGGTTGACGGAGCCCCCAGCAACATCAAGGAAGGTGTCTCCAAGGACGAAGCCGAGGATGCCAAAAAGCAGCTCGAGGAAGTAGGCGCCAAGGTGGAGATCAAGTAG